DNA from Nitrospina gracilis Nb-211:
TGGTGGTGCCGACGGCGAGTACGGGCCTGCCTTCGACTTTTGCCTTATGAATGCGGTTCCACGTGTCCGCGGGAATCCGGTAAAACTCCTCTTTCATTTGGTGATCCGTCACCTTGTCCACCCGCACGGGCTGGAAGGTTCCCGGCCCCACATGCAGAGTCAGAAACCCCACATCCGCCTTGGATTCAAGGTGCTTCATCATCTCCGGGGTGAAGTGCAGTCCGGCGGTAGGCGCCGCAATGGCTCCTTCTTCCCTCGCAAAGACGGTCTGGTAGCGTTCGCGATCCAATAGGTCCATCTTTTCCGCCAAGTCCCCACCCCGTTTGATGTAATGCGGCAGGGGCATTTTCCCTTCCCGGTTCAACGCGGCCCTCAAAGCTTCTTCACTGGAAAACCGCACTTGGGCCATGTCCCCGGCCACCTGTTCAAACGCCGCACTCAATCCATTCCCAAACTGAAACGCCTGGCCCGGCTTCAGTTTTGAAAGGCCGCGGGTCAGCACCAGCCAGCAGGCCGGTTCCACCCGTCGAACCAACAGCCACTCGACGGGTTTGCCCGTATCGGCGCGTTGCCCTGTCAGTTTGGCGGGAAGCACACGGGTGTTGTTGAATATCAGGAGGGGGCGGTCGGTCAGAAAATCCGTAAAGTCGGAAAAGCCCCGGTGCGTCATTTTACTTGTTTTGCGGTCCACCACCAGGAGGCGGGAGTCATCCCTTTTTTGGGCAGGTGTTTGCGCGATCAACTCTTCCGGCAGATGAAAATCGAAATCAGATATATTCATGAAATCTATTGTATTATCAAATTTTTAACGGTTGTGGGGCAGGAAATTCATATTGACCCATCCCAGTGTTTATTATATCCTGCGCGGACGTTTAACGGAGTGCTAACCGAAACTGCCAACCATCAGGGTGATAACAATGGCTAAAGTTTTTAAATCGTTCGGATATTTATTTCTGACCTTATGCCTTTTTCTGGGTTATTCCGACACGGCCGAGGCCGCCAAGAAAAAGGTCCCCAAACGACCGAAATTCGTGGGCGCCACAAAGTGTGATGGCAGTTGCCACGATCCCTATTACCAAGCATGGAAGAAGTCACCCCATGGAAAAACCTTTGATTTGTTGAAAGCAGGCAACGCCGCCGATGCCAAGAAACGTGACGGCCTCGATCCGGAAAAGGATTACACTAGCGATCCGGCCTGTCTGTTCTGCCACACCACCGGCTACCGTCAACGTGGTGGGTTCATTCCGCCAGGCACCAAATTCAAAGGCCGCGATGTTAGCACCCGGATCGATCCGTCCGAGCCCAACCTGGAGCAGGTGGGTTGCGAGATGTGCCATTCCGTTGCCGGTGGTTCCCAGTTCCGCGTGGTGATGAAAAACACCAAGGGCGATTTCAAGAAAGGGGACATCGAGAAATACGGCTTGCGCTGGGACTACAAGAACGTGTGCAACCGGTGTCATGGGCACAAACAAAATCCGCACAAGGGTGAAAAGGCGGATTTGGAAGCGGCCCTTGCCAACGTCCATCCTTTCTCGAAGTTCATCACCGAGGACAACGCCGACCAGAACATCGTGAAGGACGGCAAGGTGAAGGACCGGTCGAAGGAAAAAAGCCTGTCTGAAGAAAAAGGCGTCGTCGTTGAAAACTGGAAGATCCATAAGGGCAAACTGCGCTTCCTGAAAGGTGGCAGGGCCTTCAACTATAAAAAAGGCGAAATCTACTATAAATAACCAATTGGCGAATTTCGCCGTTATACTATGAGGGAGTGCCGGTTCGGCTACGAACCGGCCTCCCTTTTTTTATGTCCAACGGTGGGAGCCTGCTATGGGGGATTTCGTCAAGAAGATCGTGTGCATCGGGGCCGGATACGTGGGGGGGCCCACCATGGCCGTCATCGCTCATCACTGCCCCGATTACAGGGTGACGGTGGTGGACATCTCGCGGGAGAAAATCGCGCTGTGGAATTCCGAGCAGTTGCCGATTTACGAACCCGGCCTGTATGACCGTGTTGCTAAAAGCCGCGGCCGCAACCTGTTTTTCTCCACCGAGATTGACAAGGAAATCGACGAAGCCGATATCATCTTCGTCACCGTGAACACCCCCACCAAGACATTTGGTGAAGGCGCAGGACGCGCCGTGGACCTGCAATTCATCGAACAGACCGCGCGCCGCATCAAGGAGAATTCCCGGTCCGACAAGATCGTCGTCGAAAAGAGCACCATCCCCGTGCGCGCCGCCGAAACCCTGCGCCGCATTCTGCACTCCGGCGACAACGGCGTGCATTTTGAAATTCTGTCCAACCCGGAATTCATGGCCGAAGGCACCGCCATCCGCGACATGGAAGAACCCGACCGCATTCTGATCGGGTCCATGGACACGCCGAGCGGCCGCCAGGCGCGCGACGAACTCACCCGCATTTACGGACACTGGGTGCCACAGGAGCGTGTGCTCACCACCAACCTGTGGAGCAGTGAACTGTCAAAATTGGTGGCCAATGCCTTTCTTGCCCAGCGCATCTCGTCGATCAACAGCATCTCCGCCCTGTGCGAACTGACGGAAGCGGATGTGGCGCAGGTGGGCCATGCCATCGGCATGGACAGCCGCATCGGCGCAAAGTTTTTGAGTGCAGGGGTGGGGTTCGGTGGGTCCTGCTTTCGCAAGGATCTGCTCAATCTCATCTATCTGTGCGAGCATTATGGCCTGCATCCGGTCGCGGAATTCTGGCAGAAGGTGGTGGACATCAACGATTTCCAGATGCAGCGTTTCGTTCAGCGCATGGTCACGGCGATGTTCAATTCCGTCGTCGGCAAGAAAATCGCCATCTTCGGTTTTGCGTTCAAGCCGGACACCGGCGACACGCGCGATGCCCCGGCCATTCACATCTGCCGCGCGCTCCTTGAGGAGCGGGCATGGCTCAGCATCTCCGATCCTCATGCCATCCTCAATGCCCAAAAGGATCTGGAAGGTCTGCCCGGCGAGATCGATTACGTGGAAGATCCTTACGAAGCCGTGAAGGGCGCCCATGCCATTGCGCTGTTGACGGAGTGGAAGCAGTACCGCGATCTCGATTACCGGGAAATCTTCGACCGCATGGAAAAGCCGGCGTTCATTTTTGATGGACGCAACCACCTCGACCACGATGCGCTGTTCGATATCGGCTTCAACGTGTACGGTGTGGGCAAGCCCGCCCGCGAGCACTTCGACTGAACCAGGAATGGGAGGGGCGCCGGAGCGTCACCCGGCTTTGTCCGGCGTGTGGCAGAAGGTGCAAGAGTCCATTCTGCGGTGCGGCATGATGGGAATGTTGCTTGCCTGCCCGGTATGGCAGGACAGGCACTGGGTGGCGGAATCCTTGGGATCATGAAATTCCCGTGCGCTCAAGCGCGGAGCCGAGTCCAGAAGCATATAAACGAACGTTCCGGCAATGATCGCGCCCAATACCGCCATGGCCTTGTAGAAGTTGATCTGGCCTTTCAATTCCTGCTTTTTCTTTTTTGCCATTGATTTAAATCTCTTTCAACCCGCCTGGGCGATGACATCGATTTCCACCTTCGCCCCTTTGGGCAACGCCGCCACCTGCACGCACGCTCGCGCCGGTTTGCCGGCGGCGAAGTACTTTTCGTACACCGCGTTCATACGGGCAAAGTGGTTCATGTCCGCCAGATAGACCGTCGCCTTCACCACATTCTCGAATCCCAGCCCGGCGGCTTTCAGAATGGCGCCGATGTTCTGAAGCGTGCGCTCGGTTTCCTCCTCGATTTCACCCGCCAGAAACTCGCCCGACTTCGGGTCCAGCGCGATCTGCCCGGAGGTGAACACAAACTGCCCGGCGCGGATGGCCTGCTGGTATGGGCCGATGGCCGCCGGAGCGTCGTCGGTGTGGATGGCTTGCTTTTCCATGTTCCTCGCTTTCGGTGAAGGGGGGCGGAGTCACACCGCCATTTTCTTGATAAAGGGATACGATTTCAACTCCCGTCCCAGCCGCGCCAGAATGAGGCGGTGGGTGATGGATTCGATTTCCGCCTCGCTTCCCTTGGGAATTTTCAGGCGGTCGGTGTGCTGGATGTCCAGCGTCAGCAGTTTCCGCAGGTAATTGAGCGTGCCGTTTTGGATGCGCGTCTCCAGTGCCGTCTGTTCCTGGCAGGGGGCGCATAAGATGCCATGCCGCGTGTAGCTGAACCCCACCCAGCGGGATTGCGGTTCCTCCCGGCATTGAATGCACCGCTTGAGACGCGGCGTGTAGCCCGCCAGGGCCATGATGCGCATCTCGTACAGTCGGCACAGGGTTTCGAGGTCGGTCTGGCCCTCCACCTTGCGCAGGGCCTTGCACAGCAGGTCAAAGGTTGGGGTTTCCGGGTGCGCCTCCGCCACCAGGCTCTCCGACAATTCCACGAAATAAATGCCGGTATAAAACTTCTGCGGATGCTCGCGTACTTTCTGGAACGAGTGCACGATGTCGCACTGGTTGAGACGATAGAGGTCCTGGTGCTCCTTGCCGAAATAAATGAGCGACAGGTGGGTCATCGGCTCCAGACACGCGCCGAAGCGGCTTTTGATGCGCCGGGCCGCCTTGGCCACGACTTTTACTTTGCCGTAATCGCGGGTGAACAGGGTAACGATCTTGTCGGCGTCGCCCAGGTTCATGCTTCTCAGAACAACGGCCTGCGTTCTATACAGGGGCATGAGCGTGTGTTTCCAAGTCTAGCAGAAATTCTTTGATGTGCAGGCCGCCGGTGTAGCCGCCCAGTCCGCCGTCGGCGTGGATCACGCGGTGGCAGGGGATGATGACGGGTACCGGGTTTTTACCGTTGGCGTTGCCCACGGCGCGGCTGGCGTTTGGGTTTTTGAGTTTTTCTGCCAGCCAGCCATAACTGCGCGTCTCGCCGAAAGGAATGGTCAAAAGCCGCTTCCACACAGTCTGCTGGAACGGCGTGCCGCAGGTGAGATCCAGTTCGCAGTCGAACTCTGTGAGTTCCCCTTTAAAATACGCTTTCAACTCATCGATCACGGGTTTCAGTCGTTTGGGATCGTGCATGGGCCGGGCGGTGTACACGTCTTCCAGGTAACGCAGGAACTGGCTTTCGCTCTTCTGCGCCGTACGGATGTTGCACACGCCTTTATCGGTGGCGGCGACGCCGAGGATGCCGATGGGACTTTCCATTGTTGCGTAAACAAGGGAATCGGTTTCGATGCGTTGGTGTTTCCGAGTGGGTTGCATGGTGGAGCGTCCTTTCTGCCAAGGTGGCCGACGGAGGCCATTGTAACACGCTAGCTTCCAAACAGGTTGGGCAGGAACAGGCTGAGCAGGGGAAAATACGTGACCGCCATCAGCCCCATCAGCCGGAGGCCCAGAAACGGCAGGGTGGCTTTGTACAGGCGCACCACGGGCTCCTCAAAGCGGGAACTGGCGATGAACAGGTTGAGCCCCACCGGCGGCGTGGAGTAGCCGATCTCCAGGTTGACCAGAAAAATGACGCCCAGGTGGACCATGTCCACGCCGAAGTTCTGCGCGATGG
Protein-coding regions in this window:
- the queA gene encoding tRNA preQ1(34) S-adenosylmethionine ribosyltransferase-isomerase QueA, coding for MNISDFDFHLPEELIAQTPAQKRDDSRLLVVDRKTSKMTHRGFSDFTDFLTDRPLLIFNNTRVLPAKLTGQRADTGKPVEWLLVRRVEPACWLVLTRGLSKLKPGQAFQFGNGLSAAFEQVAGDMAQVRFSSEEALRAALNREGKMPLPHYIKRGGDLAEKMDLLDRERYQTVFAREEGAIAAPTAGLHFTPEMMKHLESKADVGFLTLHVGPGTFQPVRVDKVTDHQMKEEFYRIPADTWNRIHKAKVEGRPVLAVGTTSTRVLESVRFDQPVEQDVEGWTNRFLYPGQPFHTVDRLLTNFHLPRSTLFLLVCAFAGKPLMERAYKGAIAEKYRFFSYGDAMLIL
- a CDS encoding cytochrome c family protein — encoded protein: MAKVFKSFGYLFLTLCLFLGYSDTAEAAKKKVPKRPKFVGATKCDGSCHDPYYQAWKKSPHGKTFDLLKAGNAADAKKRDGLDPEKDYTSDPACLFCHTTGYRQRGGFIPPGTKFKGRDVSTRIDPSEPNLEQVGCEMCHSVAGGSQFRVVMKNTKGDFKKGDIEKYGLRWDYKNVCNRCHGHKQNPHKGEKADLEAALANVHPFSKFITEDNADQNIVKDGKVKDRSKEKSLSEEKGVVVENWKIHKGKLRFLKGGRAFNYKKGEIYYK
- a CDS encoding nucleotide sugar dehydrogenase, which translates into the protein MGDFVKKIVCIGAGYVGGPTMAVIAHHCPDYRVTVVDISREKIALWNSEQLPIYEPGLYDRVAKSRGRNLFFSTEIDKEIDEADIIFVTVNTPTKTFGEGAGRAVDLQFIEQTARRIKENSRSDKIVVEKSTIPVRAAETLRRILHSGDNGVHFEILSNPEFMAEGTAIRDMEEPDRILIGSMDTPSGRQARDELTRIYGHWVPQERVLTTNLWSSELSKLVANAFLAQRISSINSISALCELTEADVAQVGHAIGMDSRIGAKFLSAGVGFGGSCFRKDLLNLIYLCEHYGLHPVAEFWQKVVDINDFQMQRFVQRMVTAMFNSVVGKKIAIFGFAFKPDTGDTRDAPAIHICRALLEERAWLSISDPHAILNAQKDLEGLPGEIDYVEDPYEAVKGAHAIALLTEWKQYRDLDYREIFDRMEKPAFIFDGRNHLDHDALFDIGFNVYGVGKPAREHFD
- a CDS encoding RidA family protein gives rise to the protein MEKQAIHTDDAPAAIGPYQQAIRAGQFVFTSGQIALDPKSGEFLAGEIEEETERTLQNIGAILKAAGLGFENVVKATVYLADMNHFARMNAVYEKYFAAGKPARACVQVAALPKGAKVEIDVIAQAG
- the recO gene encoding DNA repair protein RecO, with amino-acid sequence MPLYRTQAVVLRSMNLGDADKIVTLFTRDYGKVKVVAKAARRIKSRFGACLEPMTHLSLIYFGKEHQDLYRLNQCDIVHSFQKVREHPQKFYTGIYFVELSESLVAEAHPETPTFDLLCKALRKVEGQTDLETLCRLYEMRIMALAGYTPRLKRCIQCREEPQSRWVGFSYTRHGILCAPCQEQTALETRIQNGTLNYLRKLLTLDIQHTDRLKIPKGSEAEIESITHRLILARLGRELKSYPFIKKMAV
- a CDS encoding methylated-DNA--[protein]-cysteine S-methyltransferase — its product is MQPTRKHQRIETDSLVYATMESPIGILGVAATDKGVCNIRTAQKSESQFLRYLEDVYTARPMHDPKRLKPVIDELKAYFKGELTEFDCELDLTCGTPFQQTVWKRLLTIPFGETRSYGWLAEKLKNPNASRAVGNANGKNPVPVIIPCHRVIHADGGLGGYTGGLHIKEFLLDLETHAHAPV